Proteins encoded within one genomic window of Oryza glaberrima chromosome 12, OglaRS2, whole genome shotgun sequence:
- the LOC127756560 gene encoding FT-interacting protein 7-like — MAGCNTGTDTGVFCRARLGKQVQRTRALGKQRTTSGSYEWKEDLLFVAAEPFFEDDLELHVIVANPGKDEVVIGQLTVPLSSIVKGGDEHNHFDVMPSKWFDLKNPDKPQFDSSVDDGNDNSSRMRICLKNMLDGRYRIVHDSKGYMDDTRPADRKLWRPPVGRVHLGILRATGLPLRMGKSTVNPYCVAKYGDKWVRTRTILDGPEHVFNEQHTWSVYDITTVLTVGVFDHFPHTCEAHREIGKVQIHLSCLETDRVYAHSYPLIILNRRGFKKAGELQIAVKLSSESFISLLGMYARSTLPKMHYEHPLTVMEEDKFRSEVAEVMALRFSRVEPPLRSEIVAYMCNATGGTSCWSMRKSKVNFFRLMQVASPFIHLFQSVTSWKNPAVALISHVIFVLALCFHKLVLSMVIIYFVLVALWNYRFRPRKPPFFDHKVSCLGSVHPDEIDEEFDSVESSCSIDLVRMRYDRLRSVAGRVQTVVGDVATQGERIQSLLCWRDPRATAIFQFIIVMVSIVVYFVPKKVLVGIAGFYIMRHPRFRKKNNTPSIVENFFRRLPDKQGTLI, encoded by the coding sequence ATGGCCGGCTGCAACACAGGCACAGACACAGGGGTGTTTTGCAGGGCAAGGTTAGGGAAACAGGTTCAGAGGACTAGGGCACTTGGAAAGCAAAGGACAACCAGTGGTAGCTATGAATGGAAAGAGGACCTTTTATTTGTTGCTGCAGAGCCATTCTTTGAGGATGACCTTGAGCTACATGTGATTGTTGCAAATCCCGGTAAAGATGAGGTTGTCATCGGCCAACTGACTGTACCATTGTCTTCTATAGTAAAAGGAGGCGATGAACACAACCACTTTGATGTCATGCCCAGCAAGTGGTTTGATCTTAAAAACCCTGATAAGCCACAGTTCGACAGTTCTGTGGATGATGGCAATGACAACAGTAGCCGCATGCGAATTTGCCTAAAGAACATGCTGGATGGTAGATATCGTATCGTGCATGATTCTAAAGGCTATATGGATGACACTAGACCCGCTGACAGGAAACTCTGGAGACCCCCAGTTGGTAGGGTTCATCTTGGGATATTGCGCGCTACCGGCCTCCCACTTAGAATGGGCAAATCAACAGTGAATCCGTATTGTGTTGCAAAGTATGGTGATAAGTGGGTACGGACCCGCACAATCCTCGATGGCCCTGAACATGTATTCAATGAACAGCATACGTGGAGCGTCTATGACATTACGACCGTACTGACTGTGGGCGTTTTTGACCATTTCCCACACACGTGTGAAGCCCATCGAGAGATTGGCAAGGTACAGATTCATTTATCTTGCCTTGAGACTGATCGAGTATATGCACACTCCTACCCTCTTATCATTCTGAATCGCCGTGGGTTCAAGAAAGCCGGTGAGCTGCAGATAGCTGTCAAGTTGTCATCAGAATCTTTTATCAGCCTATTAGGCATGTACGCACGGTCCACTCTGCCCAAGATGCACTATGAACACCCCCTGACAGTAATGGAAGAAGATAAGTTTCGTTCAGAGGTAGCTGAGGTGATGGCCCTTCGATTCAGCCGGGTGGAGCCGCCCCTAAGGAGTGAGATTGTTGCATACATGTGCAACGCCACCGGAGGCACCAGCTGCTGGAGTATGAGGAAAAGCAAAGTGAACTTTTTTCGACTCATGCAGGTTGCTTCCCCATTCATTCATTTGTTTCAGAGCGTGACCTCATGGAAGAATCCTGCCGTCGCCTTGATTTCTCATGTCATCTTTGTCCTGGCTCTGTGCTTCCATAAGCTAGTACTCTCGATGGTGATCATTTATTTTGTCTTAGTAGCTTTGTGGAATTACCGGTTCAGACCAAGGAAGCCTCCTTTTTTTGATCATAAAGTATCTTGTTTAGGCAGTGTACATCCAGATGAGATTGATGAGGAGTTTGATAGTGTCGAATCAAGTTGTAGTATTGACCTGGTAAGAATGAGGTACGATAGACTGAGGAGCGTTGCCGGCAGGGTTCAAACAGTTGTGGGTGATGTAGCAACTCAGGGGGAGAGGATCCAATCATTGTTATGTTGGAGGGATCCTAGAGCAACTGCAATCTTTCAGTTCATCATTGTCATGGTATCGATTGTTGTGTATTTTGTACCAAAGAAGGTTCTTGTGGGAATCGCAGGATTTTACATAATGAGGCACCCAAGGTTTCGGAAGAAGAATAATACACCATCGATCGTTGAGAATTTCTTTCGTCGATTGCCAGACAAGCAAGGTACTCTCATATAA
- the LOC127757715 gene encoding uncharacterized protein LOC127757715 — MAPEMVADEKAKVEATGRMPSIEMEPKTLTLDQLKFAREAALYVLSTKPAEEAIRIFTEGLKPVHLAGGGGGVRKSSTVAADSSSDDDLDIGCFHDDNSGKSYCRHHGGGRRRRRRSSSAVEKDVATAPF, encoded by the exons ATGGCGCCGGAGATGGTAGCGGATGAGAAGGCGAAGGTGGAGGCGACGGGGAGGATGCCGTCGATAGAGATGGAGCCCAAGACGCTCACCCTCGACCAGCTCAAGTTCGCAAgg gaggCGGCGCTGTACGTGCTGAGCACGaagccggcggaggaggccatCCGGATCTTCACCGAGGGCCTCAAGCCGGTgcacctcgccggcggtggcggcggcgtccggaaGAGCTCCACGGTGGCGGCGGACTCCTCGTCGGACGACGACCTCGACATCGGATGCTTCCACGATGACAACTCCGGCAAGTCGTACTGCCGccaccatggcggcggccgtcgccgccgtcggcgttcATCTTCGGCCGTCGAGAAAGACGTCGCCACGGCGCCCTTCTAG